The following coding sequences are from one Gossypium hirsutum isolate 1008001.06 chromosome A12, Gossypium_hirsutum_v2.1, whole genome shotgun sequence window:
- the LOC107924092 gene encoding putative pre-16S rRNA nuclease isoform X3, whose protein sequence is MSSPRLQSHPFFNPSKTNPNLIFSKSPFFLPYFSTLIRNYNPKPNALSSSLQEFPPNALRRKTNPQCTVGFSLGVDLGSSRTGLALSKGFSVRPLTVLKLRGQKLELQLLDMAEREEVDEFIIGIPKSWDGKETPQSNKVRSIAGRLAVRAAERGWRVYLQDEHGTSSEAAYRMINLGLNKSARQKTSDAYAAVILLERYFAISGEDIEIVLPKQIDLQEKLRKV, encoded by the exons ATGTCTTCACCGCGATTGCAATCACATCCATTTTTCAATCCATCTAAAACCAACCCTAACCTAATCTTCTCAAAATCCCCATTTTTTCTTCCTTATTTCTCAACCCTAATCCGTAATTATAATCCGAAACCCAATGCCTTGTCGTCGTCTCTCCAAGAATTCCCCCCAAATGCCCTTCGCCGTAAAACCAATCCACAATGTACAGTAGGGTTCAGCCTAGGCGTGGATTTGGGTTCATCACGTACCGGTCTTGCCCTTAGCAAAGGTTTCTCCGTTCGTCCACTCACG GTTTTGAAATTGAGAGGACAAAAACTTGAGCTACAACTGCTTGACATGGCTGAAAGAGAG GAGGTTGATGAATTTATAATTGGAATCCCTAAATCTTGGGATGGAAAGGAGACCCCTCAATCGAACAAAGTTCGTAGTATTGCCGGACGGCTAGCGGTTCGAGCTGCCGAGAG GGGTTGGAGAGTGTATCTACAAGATGAACATGGGACATCATCAGAAGCTGCTTACAGGATGATTAACTT GGGTCTCAACAAGTCTGCACGCCAAAAAACCTCCGATGCATATGCTGCTGTG ATATTACTAGAGAGATACTTTGCCATTTCCGGTGAGGACATTGAGATTGTTTTGCCGAAACAGATTGATTTGCAAGAAAAACTCAGAAAGG TTTAG
- the LOC107924092 gene encoding putative pre-16S rRNA nuclease isoform X4 gives MAEREEVDEFIIGIPKSWDGKETPQSNKVRSIAGRLAVRAAERGWRVYLQDEHGTSSEAAYRMINLGLNKSARQKTSDAYAAVILLERYFAISGEDIEIVLPKQIDLQEKLRKGRRFKMRRIEKLAEPSKSPVFQFILGVIMF, from the exons ATGGCTGAAAGAGAG GAGGTTGATGAATTTATAATTGGAATCCCTAAATCTTGGGATGGAAAGGAGACCCCTCAATCGAACAAAGTTCGTAGTATTGCCGGACGGCTAGCGGTTCGAGCTGCCGAGAG GGGTTGGAGAGTGTATCTACAAGATGAACATGGGACATCATCAGAAGCTGCTTACAGGATGATTAACTT GGGTCTCAACAAGTCTGCACGCCAAAAAACCTCCGATGCATATGCTGCTGTG ATATTACTAGAGAGATACTTTGCCATTTCCGGTGAGGACATTGAGATTGTTTTGCCGAAACAGATTGATTTGCAAGAAAAACTCAGAAAGG GAAGGAGATTCAAGATGAGACGGATAGAGAAACTGGCCGAACCAAGCAAATCTCCAGTGTTCCAATTCATCTTAGGCGTTATCATGTTCTGA
- the LOC107924092 gene encoding putative pre-16S rRNA nuclease isoform X2 produces the protein MSSPRLQSHPFFNPSKTNPNLIFSKSPFFLPYFSTLIRNYNPKPNALSSSLQEFPPNALRRKTNPQCTVGFSLGVDLGSSRTGLALSKGFSVRPLTVLKLRGQKLELQLLDMAEREEVDEFIIGIPKSWDGKETPQSNKVRSIAGRLAVRAAERGWRVYLQDEHGTSSEAAYRMINLGLNKSARQKTSDAYAAVILLERYFAISGEDIEIVLPKQIDLQEKLRKGTPLDIDFSPEEFVD, from the exons ATGTCTTCACCGCGATTGCAATCACATCCATTTTTCAATCCATCTAAAACCAACCCTAACCTAATCTTCTCAAAATCCCCATTTTTTCTTCCTTATTTCTCAACCCTAATCCGTAATTATAATCCGAAACCCAATGCCTTGTCGTCGTCTCTCCAAGAATTCCCCCCAAATGCCCTTCGCCGTAAAACCAATCCACAATGTACAGTAGGGTTCAGCCTAGGCGTGGATTTGGGTTCATCACGTACCGGTCTTGCCCTTAGCAAAGGTTTCTCCGTTCGTCCACTCACG GTTTTGAAATTGAGAGGACAAAAACTTGAGCTACAACTGCTTGACATGGCTGAAAGAGAG GAGGTTGATGAATTTATAATTGGAATCCCTAAATCTTGGGATGGAAAGGAGACCCCTCAATCGAACAAAGTTCGTAGTATTGCCGGACGGCTAGCGGTTCGAGCTGCCGAGAG GGGTTGGAGAGTGTATCTACAAGATGAACATGGGACATCATCAGAAGCTGCTTACAGGATGATTAACTT GGGTCTCAACAAGTCTGCACGCCAAAAAACCTCCGATGCATATGCTGCTGTG ATATTACTAGAGAGATACTTTGCCATTTCCGGTGAGGACATTGAGATTGTTTTGCCGAAACAGATTGATTTGCAAGAAAAACTCAGAAAGGGTACACCACTGGACATCGATTTTTCACCTGAAGAATTTGTTGATTGA
- the LOC107924092 gene encoding putative pre-16S rRNA nuclease isoform X1, which translates to MSSPRLQSHPFFNPSKTNPNLIFSKSPFFLPYFSTLIRNYNPKPNALSSSLQEFPPNALRRKTNPQCTVGFSLGVDLGSSRTGLALSKGFSVRPLTVLKLRGQKLELQLLDMAEREEVDEFIIGIPKSWDGKETPQSNKVRSIAGRLAVRAAERGWRVYLQDEHGTSSEAAYRMINLGLNKSARQKTSDAYAAVILLERYFAISGEDIEIVLPKQIDLQEKLRKGRRFKMRRIEKLAEPSKSPVFQFILGVIMF; encoded by the exons ATGTCTTCACCGCGATTGCAATCACATCCATTTTTCAATCCATCTAAAACCAACCCTAACCTAATCTTCTCAAAATCCCCATTTTTTCTTCCTTATTTCTCAACCCTAATCCGTAATTATAATCCGAAACCCAATGCCTTGTCGTCGTCTCTCCAAGAATTCCCCCCAAATGCCCTTCGCCGTAAAACCAATCCACAATGTACAGTAGGGTTCAGCCTAGGCGTGGATTTGGGTTCATCACGTACCGGTCTTGCCCTTAGCAAAGGTTTCTCCGTTCGTCCACTCACG GTTTTGAAATTGAGAGGACAAAAACTTGAGCTACAACTGCTTGACATGGCTGAAAGAGAG GAGGTTGATGAATTTATAATTGGAATCCCTAAATCTTGGGATGGAAAGGAGACCCCTCAATCGAACAAAGTTCGTAGTATTGCCGGACGGCTAGCGGTTCGAGCTGCCGAGAG GGGTTGGAGAGTGTATCTACAAGATGAACATGGGACATCATCAGAAGCTGCTTACAGGATGATTAACTT GGGTCTCAACAAGTCTGCACGCCAAAAAACCTCCGATGCATATGCTGCTGTG ATATTACTAGAGAGATACTTTGCCATTTCCGGTGAGGACATTGAGATTGTTTTGCCGAAACAGATTGATTTGCAAGAAAAACTCAGAAAGG GAAGGAGATTCAAGATGAGACGGATAGAGAAACTGGCCGAACCAAGCAAATCTCCAGTGTTCCAATTCATCTTAGGCGTTATCATGTTCTGA